One Paraburkholderia flagellata genomic window carries:
- a CDS encoding ATP-binding protein produces MNHPIADSRSINPHAPVIQVGECELDLRVRALRRGGNVVSLGSRAFDVLATMALAEGRIVSKRELLEAAWPDTIVKENNIDVQLSAIRKALGTDRNLIQTVPGRGYQLAAAVPETPIMPSSQHGFGATPEPDCLPVRETLFGREAAIAEIRSMIDSTRVVTLVGAGGIGKTRIAMEIAHRLAAEQAVDVRLVEFVAHGTQSAVVRAFADVCDRPFTEVNPDLRSVASALASMRGVLVIDNAEHVVEHVAKLVGMISHANPQVRILITSRFRLRVPHEAVYRVGPLSLPYAADCRDAMLRSPSISLFLTRFFSNGVHADVSDERLRVVEEICRRLEGIPLALELAAGRASVLGLTGICEGLDEPLLYLAGGYRTAQPRHRTLRATFDWSFEMLDTAERIVFRRLSVFNRAFSLEAACTIVRDATLTNEAVMDCVGELVDKSLIEIQFEGSEVKYRLSAPARAYGREKLFAEGEISTISERHKLYLSERTPYKR; encoded by the coding sequence ATGAATCACCCGATAGCAGACTCCCGATCGATCAATCCCCACGCACCCGTCATTCAGGTTGGCGAATGCGAGCTGGACCTCCGCGTAAGGGCGCTACGCCGCGGCGGCAATGTGGTGAGTCTCGGATCGCGCGCCTTCGATGTTCTCGCCACCATGGCCTTGGCGGAAGGACGTATTGTCTCCAAAAGAGAACTCTTGGAGGCGGCCTGGCCCGACACGATCGTCAAGGAAAACAACATCGATGTACAGCTTTCAGCGATCCGCAAGGCACTGGGCACGGACCGCAATCTGATACAAACTGTACCGGGGCGTGGCTATCAACTTGCTGCGGCTGTGCCCGAAACGCCGATCATGCCGTCGTCGCAACACGGATTTGGGGCAACACCCGAGCCCGATTGCCTGCCCGTACGCGAAACGTTGTTCGGGCGTGAAGCCGCAATCGCTGAAATACGTTCGATGATCGACTCGACTCGCGTCGTGACGCTCGTCGGCGCAGGCGGCATCGGCAAGACGAGAATCGCAATGGAAATCGCGCACCGGCTCGCTGCGGAACAGGCTGTCGACGTCCGCCTTGTCGAATTCGTCGCGCACGGCACGCAAAGTGCTGTCGTCCGTGCGTTCGCGGACGTCTGCGACCGCCCCTTTACCGAGGTAAATCCGGACCTGCGCAGCGTGGCGAGTGCGCTGGCCAGCATGCGCGGTGTGCTCGTCATCGACAACGCCGAGCATGTCGTTGAGCACGTCGCCAAACTCGTCGGGATGATCAGCCATGCCAATCCCCAAGTCCGGATTCTCATCACCAGCCGGTTCCGTCTACGTGTGCCTCACGAAGCCGTCTATCGTGTCGGCCCGCTCTCACTCCCCTACGCTGCCGACTGCCGGGACGCCATGCTCCGCTCCCCGTCAATCAGTCTCTTCTTGACACGGTTCTTCTCGAACGGCGTGCATGCCGACGTAAGCGACGAACGACTCCGAGTCGTCGAAGAGATATGCCGACGTCTTGAGGGCATACCGCTCGCGCTTGAACTGGCGGCCGGACGAGCTTCCGTACTCGGTCTGACAGGCATCTGTGAGGGCCTCGACGAACCTCTGCTCTATCTTGCCGGCGGCTATCGCACCGCCCAGCCCAGACATCGGACCTTGCGGGCCACATTTGACTGGAGCTTCGAGATGCTCGATACCGCCGAGCGAATCGTATTCAGGCGTCTGAGCGTGTTCAATCGCGCGTTCAGCCTGGAGGCGGCGTGCACAATCGTACGCGATGCCACGCTTACCAATGAAGCCGTGATGGATTGTGTCGGCGAACTGGTCGACAAATCACTCATCGAGATTCAATTCGAAGGCTCGGAGGTGAAATACCGTCTATCAGCGCCGGCTCGCGCCTACGGCCGCGAGAAACTGTTCGCCGAAGGCGAGATCTCCACGATTTCCGAGCGGCATAAGCTCTATCTCAGCGAGCGGACTCCATATAAGCGCTAA
- a CDS encoding alpha/beta hydrolase, with the protein MKIMKNIRRIATAVAFSATGLAAQAAMASPVKNVVLVHGYFADGSGWQAVSEILTRDGYKVSVVQMPETSFKDDIAATKRIVDAQDGPTILVGHSYGGAVITEAGNDARVAGLVYVAAFQPEAGESLHSLTEKMPATTKAIKSTRDGHLYLEPSHFRADFAADVPEAETAFMASSQVMPAVESFTAPVTQPAWRARPSWAIVASADRTVNPNLERWMAKRANSAIVEVASSHAAYLSHPSDVAGVIERAATETGNR; encoded by the coding sequence ATGAAAATTATGAAAAATATTCGCCGCATTGCCACTGCCGTAGCCTTCAGCGCAACGGGACTTGCCGCGCAGGCCGCTATGGCCTCTCCCGTCAAAAACGTCGTGCTGGTCCACGGGTACTTTGCCGATGGATCCGGGTGGCAAGCCGTATCCGAGATCCTGACCCGGGACGGCTATAAGGTCTCAGTGGTCCAAATGCCTGAGACTTCATTTAAGGACGATATCGCCGCGACAAAACGGATCGTCGACGCTCAGGACGGCCCGACTATTCTCGTAGGTCACAGTTATGGCGGAGCAGTGATCACCGAGGCGGGCAACGATGCTCGTGTTGCAGGTCTCGTGTACGTCGCCGCTTTTCAACCGGAGGCCGGCGAAAGCCTGCACAGCCTGACTGAGAAGATGCCCGCGACGACGAAGGCGATCAAGTCGACCCGCGATGGCCACTTATATCTCGAGCCTTCACACTTCAGGGCCGACTTTGCCGCTGACGTGCCGGAGGCTGAGACTGCGTTTATGGCAAGCTCACAGGTTATGCCGGCTGTCGAGTCGTTCACCGCGCCAGTAACGCAGCCTGCCTGGAGAGCAAGACCGAGTTGGGCCATCGTCGCTAGCGCGGATCGAACCGTAAATCCGAACCTCGAACGCTGGATGGCCAAGCGAGCGAATAGCGCGATCGTTGAAGTTGCGTCGAGCCATGCAGCTTACCTTTCCCATCCATCCGACGTGGCTGGAGTGATCGAACGCGCAGCCACCGAGACTGGCAACCGATGA
- a CDS encoding helix-turn-helix transcriptional regulator, with amino-acid sequence MKRPTPEQRRELGAFLSSRRARLKPAEYGLPDGPRRTPGLRREEVAVLAGVSVSWYTWLEQGRDIQPSADALRRISSVLKLDSIGSAHLFALSSRELSQVPTGGGVSEGLELLVRSINVPAYVRNTRLDILAWNDAIADLFVDYGSLQPHERNTLRLLFLYKPYRTLILDWEQMTRGMISAFRAARAQSQDKAPFDSLVDELTELSPEFRAWWQDIDVKGFDEGDKRLRHPNGGHIEFTYIALTPTGRPDLSVVTYIPRHSASDSDS; translated from the coding sequence ATGAAGAGACCAACTCCAGAACAACGGCGTGAGCTTGGCGCGTTCCTTTCGAGCCGTCGCGCCAGATTGAAGCCCGCAGAATATGGTTTGCCGGATGGTCCACGTCGCACTCCCGGCTTGCGACGAGAGGAAGTTGCGGTGCTGGCAGGCGTAAGCGTAAGCTGGTACACCTGGCTCGAGCAAGGGCGCGACATTCAACCGTCCGCTGACGCGTTGCGAAGGATTTCCAGCGTGCTCAAGCTCGATAGCATCGGATCGGCTCATCTGTTTGCGCTGTCCTCGCGTGAACTCTCACAGGTACCGACCGGTGGCGGCGTAAGCGAAGGCCTGGAACTGCTGGTTCGATCGATCAACGTGCCCGCTTACGTCCGTAACACCCGCCTTGACATCCTTGCCTGGAACGACGCGATCGCAGACCTGTTTGTCGACTATGGTTCCTTGCAGCCGCATGAACGCAATACTTTGCGCCTGCTGTTCTTGTACAAGCCGTATAGAACGCTGATTCTCGACTGGGAGCAGATGACCCGGGGCATGATCTCCGCATTTCGCGCTGCTCGCGCCCAGTCACAGGACAAAGCACCGTTTGACAGCCTAGTTGATGAACTTACGGAGCTAAGTCCCGAGTTTCGTGCCTGGTGGCAAGATATCGATGTCAAGGGGTTCGACGAAGGCGACAAACGACTTCGCCATCCAAATGGCGGCCACATCGAATTTACCTACATCGCGCTGACGCCGACGGGCAGACCCGACCTGTCGGTCGTCACGTACATCCCCCGACACTCTGCCAGTGACTCCGACTCATAG
- a CDS encoding alkene reductase, translating into MKTASVSSVLNPVTIGNLQLKNRIVMAPMTRSRSDDAGVPPDYAADYYAQRAGAGLIITEATNISAQARGYPRTPGIWTEEQVAAWKRVTDAVHRREGKIFLQLWHTGRMSHPDMHNGGLPVAPSAIRPRGQIRVHDGMKDFVTPRELHAEEIPRIVEDYRHAAANAKLAGFDGVEIHSANNYLLEQFVRDSTNHRTDEYGGSIENRLRFPLAVTKAVIEVWGSERVGIRISPVTTSPGETPPDSDTTATFGAYVDALSELRLLYIHDIEGETQLSRETDRAVSFAALRSRFKGAYIANNQYTLSLAEETLAAGNADLFSIGRPFIANPDLVDRLRVGARLVEAPKQYWYGGDSTGYSDWPDMHRSAIEA; encoded by the coding sequence ATGAAAACGGCATCCGTTAGTTCCGTACTGAACCCAGTTACTATCGGCAATCTGCAACTGAAGAATCGCATTGTCATGGCGCCGATGACTCGCAGCCGCTCCGACGATGCAGGCGTGCCACCCGACTACGCGGCTGACTATTATGCGCAACGTGCCGGCGCCGGTCTGATTATCACTGAAGCGACCAACATCTCGGCGCAGGCTCGCGGTTATCCTCGCACGCCGGGAATCTGGACCGAAGAGCAGGTCGCTGCCTGGAAGCGCGTCACTGACGCCGTCCATCGACGCGAAGGGAAAATCTTCCTGCAGCTCTGGCATACAGGACGCATGTCCCACCCTGACATGCACAATGGCGGGTTGCCCGTCGCACCTTCCGCCATCCGGCCGCGGGGCCAGATACGCGTGCACGATGGCATGAAGGACTTCGTCACTCCCCGCGAGCTGCATGCTGAGGAGATCCCGCGGATTGTTGAAGATTATCGCCATGCTGCCGCAAACGCGAAGCTTGCGGGCTTCGACGGGGTCGAAATTCACTCTGCCAACAACTACCTGCTTGAGCAGTTTGTTCGTGACAGTACCAATCACCGTACGGATGAGTACGGTGGTTCGATCGAGAACCGGCTGCGCTTCCCGTTGGCGGTCACCAAAGCCGTAATCGAAGTTTGGGGTAGCGAACGCGTGGGTATCCGCATCTCGCCAGTGACCACGTCGCCGGGAGAGACGCCGCCTGATAGCGACACCACGGCGACCTTCGGAGCGTACGTGGACGCTTTGTCGGAGCTGCGACTGCTCTATATCCACGACATCGAAGGCGAGACCCAGTTGAGCCGGGAAACAGACAGGGCAGTCAGCTTCGCAGCGCTGCGTAGCCGATTCAAAGGCGCGTACATCGCAAACAATCAGTACACACTTAGCTTGGCTGAAGAAACGCTGGCGGCAGGCAACGCCGATCTGTTCAGTATCGGCCGCCCCTTTATCGCCAATCCGGACCTCGTTGATCGCCTTCGCGTGGGCGCTCGCCTCGTAGAAGCGCCCAAACAATACTGGTATGGCGGCGATTCGACCGGTTACTCAGACTGGCCTGATATGCATCGTTCGGCTATCGAGGCTTGA
- a CDS encoding NAD-dependent succinate-semialdehyde dehydrogenase gives MSNLNIPFTVGATSRNPATDEVIAHYGFQTADEVERMLEDNAAAFRLWRATPMAVRVATYRRLSATLRDRSEALASVITSEMGKTLAAARAEVEKCAAAIDWIAEHGPAFLADEPAPVEGDEVHISYLPIGSILAVMPWNFPLWQVIRAAAPIMLSGNGFILKHAPNVMGSAFALQEAFEVAGFPIGLFVNLNADNETVARVIEDPRVAAVTLTGSMRAGAAVASTAGRALKKTLLELGGADAFIVLADANIDLAVKAAIEARFQNAGQVCLAAKRFIVERPIAEEFTRKFVAAVRQIIAGDPRDPASIIGPMARADLRDELHLQVERTIEAGATLLLGGRKVEGVGNYYEPTVIADVVPGMAAFDEETFGPVAAVTVADNVNHAIELANTSDYGLGGSLWTRDVARAQRIARRLETGGVFINGFSASNPRIPVGGVKKSGYGRELSHFGLREFTNAQAVWAKTVD, from the coding sequence ATGTCGAACTTGAACATCCCCTTTACCGTCGGCGCAACTTCGCGTAACCCCGCAACTGACGAAGTCATTGCCCATTATGGGTTCCAGACTGCGGACGAAGTCGAACGCATGCTTGAGGACAATGCCGCGGCCTTCCGGCTGTGGCGCGCCACCCCGATGGCCGTGCGGGTCGCGACCTACCGACGTCTGTCTGCCACGTTGCGTGATCGCTCGGAAGCGCTTGCATCCGTGATCACCTCTGAGATGGGCAAAACGCTTGCAGCCGCACGAGCGGAGGTTGAAAAGTGTGCTGCGGCGATCGACTGGATCGCTGAGCACGGTCCTGCCTTTCTGGCCGACGAGCCGGCTCCGGTCGAGGGTGACGAGGTGCACATCTCGTATTTGCCGATCGGCTCAATCCTCGCGGTCATGCCGTGGAACTTCCCGCTGTGGCAGGTAATTCGCGCCGCAGCTCCGATCATGCTGTCGGGCAATGGCTTTATCCTCAAGCACGCACCCAACGTGATGGGTTCGGCATTTGCATTGCAAGAGGCTTTCGAAGTCGCAGGCTTCCCAATTGGCCTCTTTGTGAATCTGAATGCCGACAACGAGACGGTTGCTCGTGTGATCGAAGACCCCCGTGTCGCGGCAGTCACCCTGACGGGCAGTATGCGTGCGGGTGCAGCCGTCGCCTCCACGGCGGGCCGCGCGCTCAAGAAAACGCTTCTGGAACTCGGCGGAGCTGACGCCTTCATCGTGCTCGCCGATGCCAATATCGACCTTGCCGTCAAAGCTGCGATCGAGGCACGGTTTCAAAATGCCGGCCAGGTCTGTCTTGCCGCAAAGCGCTTCATTGTCGAACGACCTATCGCCGAGGAGTTCACCCGCAAGTTTGTCGCAGCAGTTCGGCAGATTATAGCCGGTGATCCGCGCGACCCCGCGAGTATTATTGGACCAATGGCGCGCGCCGATCTGCGCGACGAACTGCACCTTCAGGTCGAACGCACAATCGAGGCAGGTGCGACGCTGCTTCTCGGTGGCAGAAAGGTCGAAGGTGTTGGCAATTACTATGAGCCGACCGTAATTGCGGATGTCGTGCCGGGTATGGCCGCATTCGATGAAGAGACTTTTGGTCCGGTTGCCGCAGTCACCGTGGCCGATAACGTCAACCACGCGATTGAACTCGCCAATACGAGCGACTACGGGCTTGGTGGAAGCCTCTGGACCCGCGATGTCGCACGTGCCCAGCGAATCGCGCGTCGCCTTGAAACGGGGGGCGTATTCATCAACGGTTTCTCCGCTTCGAACCCGCGCATCCCTGTCGGCGGCGTCAAGAAGAGCGGATACGGACGGGAGCTTTCGCATTTTGGTCTGCGCGAGTTCACCAACGCTCAAGCTGTGTGGGCTAAAACAGTCGACTGA